One genomic segment of Linepithema humile isolate Giens D197 chromosome 5, Lhum_UNIL_v1.0, whole genome shotgun sequence includes these proteins:
- the LOC136996943 gene encoding uncharacterized protein DDB_G0283697-like isoform X1 produces the protein MDSTRATNFRRDEEPRSVRNEDHNSHSISRTTRTEEEKQRRRQEWLRQQERERQHEKLKQQKILEYERKRAQSLKHAQTLKHSEQKPSRHSRSRSDSKSPSLHRHRGRSTSNVSKSGTLYEKLDGSSSGAVPLFKDAQGIQISTTELRRIKVDIRRNIPAKGSISELERDILNPEDVVVKRREREGCKPIFDREEIKTAIVKPNEVEERRTVVAVDRDQPVSSSKLRTSTKRSSSLSPTRNRGYSPGYLSSYQSKYGIDSKRYDSRTNYHDHRKKKKKKKKKKKKIGRDSVEKRREHKERYTDREAKYDTNRSRSRERDPCTSNSRSFMDDRTYRDRSRRDRSRRERSSERSRDKRDRDRDRSREPRDVTPYYIEPVHVPIYYGSFPPRPIVVSPMVPFRGQVPSMGRSRHPGLMAPVRPFSPRFIPPDMYRLGPPPPNPRYGPY, from the exons ATGGATTCAActcgagcaacaaattttcgGCGTGATGAGGAACCAAGATCAGTACGTAATGAAGATCATAATAGCCATTCAATTTCTCGTACTACAAGAACAGAAGAAGAAAAGCAGAGACGCAGACAAGAGTGGCTGCGACAGCAAGAACGTGAGAGAcaacatgaaaaattaaagcagcaaaaaattttagagtatGAGAGAAAACGTGCGCAATCTTTAAAACATGCGCAAACTTTAAAGCATTCTGAGCAAAAACCTTCACGTCATAGTCGAAGTAGAAGTGATAGCAAGTCTCCCTCCCTTCACCGGCATAGAGGAAGATCTACATCAAATGTTTCCAAATCTGGCACTTTGTATGAAAA ATTAGATGGGTCTTCAAGTGGGGCAGTACCCTTGTTCAAAGATGCTCAGGGCATACAGATTAGTACTACAGAGCTACGTCGAATTAAGGTTGATATTCGCAGAAATATTCCTGCGAAAGGATCCATTTCTGAACTAGAACGAGATATACTTAATCCTGAAGATGTGGTCGTCAAAAGAAGAGAGA GGGAAGGATGTAAACCGATATTCGACagagaagaaattaaaacggCGATAGTTAAACCTAACGAAGTGGAGGAGCGACGTACGGTTGTAGCCGTAGATAGGGACCAACCAG TTTCCTCGAGCAAATTACGAACTTCCACGAAACGCTCTTCATCTTTGAGTCCTACCAGGAATCGTGGTTATAGTCCCGGATATTTATCTTCCTATCAATCAAA gtaTGGTATAGATTCGAAGCGTTACGATAGTAGGACGAATTATCATGATcaccgtaaaaaaaaaaaaaaaaaaaaaaaaaaaaaaaaaaaaatcgg GAGAGACAGTGTGGAGAAACGTAGAGAACACAAAGAGAGATATACAGACAGAGAGGCAAAATACGACACTAATCGTTCACGTTCTAGAGAACGAGATCCATGCACCTCAAATTCTAG GTCGTTTATGGATGACAGAACTTATCGTGACAGATCGAGACGTGACAGATCGAGACGTGAAAGATCAAGTGAACGTTCTCGTGACAAAAGAGATAGAGACAGAGATAGATCTAGAGAACCAAGAGATGTAACACCATATTATATCGAACCAGTACATGTGCCTATTTATTATGGC agTTTTCCTCCGAGACCAATTGTAGTAAGTCCTATGGTCCCATTTAGAGGACAAGTCCCTTCTATGGGAAGAAGCCGGCATCCCGGTTTAATGGCACCAGTCAGACCTTTCTCACCACGATTCATTCCTCCAGATATGTACAGATTGGGACCTCCACCACCAAATCCAA GATATGGACCTTATTGa
- the LOC136996943 gene encoding uncharacterized protein isoform X2, with protein MDSTRATNFRRDEEPRSVRNEDHNSHSISRTTRTEEEKQRRRQEWLRQQERERQHEKLKQQKILEYERKRAQSLKHAQTLKHSEQKPSRHSRSRSDSKSPSLHRHRGRSTSNVSKSGTLYEKLDGSSSGAVPLFKDAQGIQISTTELRRIKVDIRRNIPAKGSISELERDILNPEDVVVKRREREGCKPIFDREEIKTAIVKPNEVEERRTVVAVDRDQPVSSSKLRTSTKRSSSLSPTRNRGYSPGYLSSYQSKRDSVEKRREHKERYTDREAKYDTNRSRSRERDPCTSNSRSFMDDRTYRDRSRRDRSRRERSSERSRDKRDRDRDRSREPRDVTPYYIEPVHVPIYYGSFPPRPIVVSPMVPFRGQVPSMGRSRHPGLMAPVRPFSPRFIPPDMYRLGPPPPNPRYGPY; from the exons ATGGATTCAActcgagcaacaaattttcgGCGTGATGAGGAACCAAGATCAGTACGTAATGAAGATCATAATAGCCATTCAATTTCTCGTACTACAAGAACAGAAGAAGAAAAGCAGAGACGCAGACAAGAGTGGCTGCGACAGCAAGAACGTGAGAGAcaacatgaaaaattaaagcagcaaaaaattttagagtatGAGAGAAAACGTGCGCAATCTTTAAAACATGCGCAAACTTTAAAGCATTCTGAGCAAAAACCTTCACGTCATAGTCGAAGTAGAAGTGATAGCAAGTCTCCCTCCCTTCACCGGCATAGAGGAAGATCTACATCAAATGTTTCCAAATCTGGCACTTTGTATGAAAA ATTAGATGGGTCTTCAAGTGGGGCAGTACCCTTGTTCAAAGATGCTCAGGGCATACAGATTAGTACTACAGAGCTACGTCGAATTAAGGTTGATATTCGCAGAAATATTCCTGCGAAAGGATCCATTTCTGAACTAGAACGAGATATACTTAATCCTGAAGATGTGGTCGTCAAAAGAAGAGAGA GGGAAGGATGTAAACCGATATTCGACagagaagaaattaaaacggCGATAGTTAAACCTAACGAAGTGGAGGAGCGACGTACGGTTGTAGCCGTAGATAGGGACCAACCAG TTTCCTCGAGCAAATTACGAACTTCCACGAAACGCTCTTCATCTTTGAGTCCTACCAGGAATCGTGGTTATAGTCCCGGATATTTATCTTCCTATCAATCAAA GAGAGACAGTGTGGAGAAACGTAGAGAACACAAAGAGAGATATACAGACAGAGAGGCAAAATACGACACTAATCGTTCACGTTCTAGAGAACGAGATCCATGCACCTCAAATTCTAG GTCGTTTATGGATGACAGAACTTATCGTGACAGATCGAGACGTGACAGATCGAGACGTGAAAGATCAAGTGAACGTTCTCGTGACAAAAGAGATAGAGACAGAGATAGATCTAGAGAACCAAGAGATGTAACACCATATTATATCGAACCAGTACATGTGCCTATTTATTATGGC agTTTTCCTCCGAGACCAATTGTAGTAAGTCCTATGGTCCCATTTAGAGGACAAGTCCCTTCTATGGGAAGAAGCCGGCATCCCGGTTTAATGGCACCAGTCAGACCTTTCTCACCACGATTCATTCCTCCAGATATGTACAGATTGGGACCTCCACCACCAAATCCAA GATATGGACCTTATTGa
- the LOC105675167 gene encoding exocyst complex component 2 — translation MGPPPVVTGISPKEGPPGTRVIVRGEFLGNKVQDLIGLTICGCDCLLSAEWKSSNKIIARSGPCKGRGDIIVTTRSGGQGTSTVQFRGYHETIGPMKESAVWVEEAPIQSLGWGRRALSPTNYQQEDPLGLSVEGNDKKFPEDELMELFGDGSGDLTSEKFHPGWFLLQHHHATTLEDLKAGLAYLKRKVNSQKEGQLSFLKANVGAVMEQLDTIMSLKDQFEADMKSYGSDPTEKLETAIKQSMSEANKLFDDVLARRDRADATRNALAVMQRYKFLFCMPINIERNIKRGNYDLVINDYARVKNLFKNTEVEVFRKVLEEIDNRISNFKVLLRKKLEEMPFSLEERKKIIRNLVNLDAEGDPAWDAIVSHANYLEKSVANAIHEHLDAVKINCEDGSKMSKSTPINIKQLRSQKNDENNLPPQISCVEAICDIVVEQLPDLWRLGQSYFTGQLHVAVDAEKQSLFKNLVLSSMQRAMEAMKSTCSHDVEATWLLHILRCVRQMYASLIHLDLPSEALDIFGSFILDLRIQCLVALFKQGADNITALNRKETWQIEYLNEDGGVTKLPYLFEEIVLEISKHARDTVVACGPREGPLFNNPAYQILYHNTIKTLFASFARCLQQLAFSGCEEAMDNDETSVSQLIGSPSGYKSKPSKHQGPSWEQCLLISLSNIRYTLNTVLPRIGDALKAQGYPELSTAVGWNSDWTQLETLDSAVLDAYLERRCDPLVGTIEPSMYLGGLEWDFDTEPNHLKPYAQEILANLIAVHAEVRRVAPALLQRILSHIIETIAEELARLMSCVTQFRPAGIVQARTDIILLRNALQAYSTSRARSFFEEALDAIPQPVSKEDRMRIDALLSKVTTCMRLQLSCLASNGTENIRYLTADPERVTTV, via the exons ATGGGACCTCCCCCGGTAGTCACTGGAATATCACCGAAGGAAGGCCCACCTGGCACTCGAGTGATAGTGCGTGGAGAATTTTTAGGAAATAAAGTTCAAGATCTTATTG GATTGACAATATGTGGATGCGACTGTCTACTATCTGCAGAATGGAAGTCTTCCAACAAAATTATAGCGAGATCAGGACCATGCAAAGGTCGTGGCGACATCATAGTGACGACTCGCAGTGGAGGACAGGGAACCTCAACGGTACAATTTCGTGGTTATCACGAGACTATAGGCCCTATGAAGGAGTCAGCTGTGTGGGTAGAGGAAGCTCCCATACAAAGTTTAGGTTGGGGTAGAAGGGCATTGTCACCTACAAATTATCAACAGGAAGATCCTTTAGGACTTAGTGTTGAAGGAAacga taaaaaatttcccGAGGATGAATTGATGGAACTCTTTGGGGATGGAAGTGGTGATCTTACGAGTGAAAAGTTTCATCCAGGATGGTTTTTATTACAGCATCATCATGCCACAACTTTGGAAGACTTGAAAGCTGGTTTGGCTTATCTTAAGAGAAAAGTCAATTCCCAAAAGGAAGGACAATTATCATTTCTTAAG GCCAATGTGGGAGCAGTAATGGAACAGCTAGATACAATAATGTCATTAAAAGATCAGTTTGAAGCAGATATGAAGAGCTATGGCAGCGATCCCACAGAGAAACTGGAGACAGCTATCAAGCAATCTATGTCAGAggctaataaattatttgacgaTGTATTAGCGAGAAGGGACAGAGCTGATGCCACTCGCAATGCACTGGCTGTTATGCAACGTTACAAATTTCTCTTTTGTATGCCGATAAACATTGAGAGAAATATCAAACGTGGCAATTACGATCTCGTAATTAATGACTATGCCagagttaaaaatttgtttaaaaatacagAGGTGGAGGTCTTCAGGAAGGTATTGGAAGAAATTGATAATAGAATTAGCAATTTCAAAGTGCtgttgcgaaaaaaattagaagagatGCCGTTCAGCTTAGAAGAGCGTAAGAAGATCATTAGAAACCTTGTCAATCTCGACGCTGAGGGCGATCCAGCATGGGATGCAATAG tTTCACATGCAAATTATCTAGAAAAAAGTGTCGCCAACGCTATACACGAACATCTGGACGCAGTTAAGATTAATTGCGAGGATGGGAGCAAAATGTCCAAGTCTACGCCGATAAATATCAAACAGCTACGATCACAGAAAAATGACGAAAATAATTTACCACCACAAATCTCATGCGTCGAAGCGATCTGCGACATCGTGGTCGAACAATTGCCGGATTTGTGGAGATTAGGACAGAGTTACTTCACAGGACAGTTACATGTAGCAGTAGATGCAGAAAAGCAAAGTCTTTTTAAA AATTTAGTTTTATCGAGTATGCAACGCGCTATGGAGGCCATGAAAAGCACGTGCAGTCACGACGTAGAAGCCACATGgctattgcatattttacgtTGTGTTAGGCAAATGTACGCGTCTCTGATCCATCTAGATTTGCCTAGCGAAGCTCTCGATATCTTCGGATCATTTATATTGGATTTAAG GATACAGTGTTTGGTCGCTCTCTTCAAACAAGGGGCGGACAATATAACAGCTCTGAATCGGAAAGAAACATGGCAGATAGAATACTTAAACGAGGACGGTGGTGTCACAAAACTg CCGTACCTGTTCGAAGAAATAGTCCTCGAGATATCGAAACACGCGCGCGACACGGTGGTCGCTTGCGGTCCGCGAGAAGGACCGCTGTTCAATAATCCGGCCTATCAGATTCTTTATCACaatacaattaaaacattGTTCGCGTCGTTCGCACGGTGCCTACAACAATTGGCATTTAGCGGTTGCGAAGAGGCGATGGACAACGATGAGACGTCGGTCTCGCAATTGATCGGCTCGCCTTCCGGCTACAAGAGTAAACCCAGTAAGCATCAAGGACCG tcgTGGGAGCAATGTCTCTTGATCTCGTTAAGCAATATACGATACACGCTAAATACCGTTTTACCAAGAATCGGAGACGCCCTAAAAGCTCAAGGCTACCCGGAGTTATCCACCGCGGTGGGATGGAACTCCGATTGGACGCAGCTGGAGACATTAGACAGCGCCGTTTTGGACGCATATCTAGAGCGCCGATGCGATCCACTGGTCGGCACGATTGAGCCTAGCATGTATTTAGGCGGCTTGGAGTGGGACTTCGATACTGAGCCGAATCATTTAAAGCCGTACGCGCAGGAAATACTGGCGAATCTAATCGCGGTACACGCGGAG gTGCGCCGAGTTGCGCCAGCTTTACTGCAGCGGATCTTGTCCCACATAATAGAGACCATAGCGGAGGAGCTCGCGCGACTCATGTCGTGCGTCACGCAATTTCGTCCGGCCGGAATAGTTCAAGCTCGAACGGATATAATACTCTTGAGAAACGCTCTGCAAGCCTACAGCACGAGTAGAGCGAG AAGTTTCTTCGAGGAGGCCCTGGACGCGATTCCTCAGCCCGTGAGTAAGGAGGATCGCATGCGAATAGACGCCCTTTTGTCGAAAGTCACGACATGCATGAGACTGCAGTTGTCGTGTCTCGCCAGCAACGGAACGGAAAATATTCGTTACTTGACGGCGGATCCCGAGCGTGTTACAACCGTGTAA